The proteins below are encoded in one region of Streptomyces marianii:
- a CDS encoding cytochrome ubiquinol oxidase subunit I produces MHNPVPLPAGAHLLLADAPAQLLPARELMAFTLASHIILVPMGVALPLITLVMHYRGLRRNDPTALLLARRWSAVMAVQFAVGVVTGTVLSFEFGLLWPGLMGRWGDVFGIGFGVEAWAFFLEAVLIAIYLYGWRRLPARTHFLLGVPLPAAALLGAFGILAANSWMNTPRGFRLDSTGNPVDVDVWKAIFTPMFGPQYWHFVVAMFLTAGYVVAGVYAVGILKGRRDRYHRLGFAVPFTVAAVFTPIQFVLGDSIARSVFHKQPVKFAAMELVWETDTHVPEYIFGRLHPDGTVTGGIKIPQLDSILAGFRPDTEVTGLTSVPASDRPNPTQATIAHWAFDIMVVIGSLMMLLVLWYAWVVWRRRKRPAAQRLPESRWFYRSAACAGVASVIAVECGWITTEVGRQPWIVYQNMRVAEAVTATRSSTLWVMFGVVIVVYLFIFGSFLAVLLKMRTRWRLADAAAGPPVEGPETGTPYGPRDDVPGAAVGAGTRAGEDGTP; encoded by the coding sequence ATGCACAATCCGGTACCCCTGCCGGCCGGGGCGCACCTGCTGCTCGCGGACGCACCCGCCCAACTGCTCCCGGCCCGGGAGCTGATGGCGTTCACGCTCGCCTCCCACATCATCCTGGTGCCCATGGGAGTGGCGCTGCCGCTGATCACACTGGTCATGCACTACCGCGGGCTGCGCCGGAACGACCCCACCGCGCTGCTGCTCGCCCGGCGGTGGTCGGCCGTCATGGCCGTCCAGTTCGCCGTCGGCGTCGTCACCGGCACCGTGCTCTCCTTCGAGTTCGGGCTGCTCTGGCCGGGGCTCATGGGCCGCTGGGGGGACGTCTTCGGCATCGGGTTCGGCGTCGAGGCATGGGCGTTCTTCCTGGAGGCCGTCCTCATCGCCATCTACCTCTACGGCTGGCGGCGGCTGCCGGCGCGGACGCACTTCCTCCTCGGGGTGCCGCTGCCGGCCGCCGCCCTCCTGGGGGCCTTCGGCATCCTGGCGGCCAACTCCTGGATGAACACGCCCCGGGGCTTCCGGCTCGACTCCACGGGCAACCCCGTGGACGTCGACGTCTGGAAGGCGATCTTCACGCCGATGTTCGGGCCACAGTACTGGCACTTCGTCGTGGCGATGTTCCTGACGGCCGGGTACGTCGTCGCCGGCGTCTACGCCGTGGGGATCCTGAAGGGCCGCAGGGACCGCTACCACCGGCTCGGGTTCGCGGTCCCGTTCACCGTCGCGGCGGTCTTCACGCCGATCCAGTTCGTGCTCGGCGACTCCATCGCCCGCTCCGTGTTCCACAAGCAGCCGGTGAAGTTCGCGGCGATGGAACTGGTGTGGGAGACCGACACCCATGTGCCCGAGTACATCTTCGGCCGCCTCCACCCGGACGGCACCGTCACCGGCGGCATCAAGATCCCCCAACTCGACTCCATCCTGGCCGGGTTCCGGCCCGACACCGAGGTCACCGGCCTCACCTCCGTGCCCGCCTCCGACCGGCCCAACCCCACGCAGGCCACGATCGCCCACTGGGCCTTCGACATCATGGTCGTCATCGGCTCGCTGATGATGCTCCTCGTGCTCTGGTACGCGTGGGTGGTGTGGCGCAGACGGAAGCGGCCCGCGGCCCAACGGCTCCCGGAGTCCCGGTGGTTCTACCGCAGCGCCGCCTGTGCCGGGGTCGCCTCCGTCATCGCCGTCGAGTGCGGCTGGATCACCACCGAGGTGGGGCGGCAGCCCTGGATCGTGTACCAGAACATGCGGGTCGCCGAGGCGGTCACGGCGACCCGGTCCTCCACCCTCTGGGTCATGTTCGGCGTCGTGATCGTCGTGTACCTCTTCATCTTCGGCTCCTTCCTCGCGGTACTGCTCAAGATGCGCACCCGCTGGCGGCTCGCGGACGCGGCGGCGGGGCCCCCGGTCGAGGGCCCGGAGACCGGGACGCCCTACGGCCCGCGCGACGACGTGCCGGGCGCGGCCGTCGGCGCCGGGACCCGGGCGGGGGAGGACGGTACGCCATGA
- a CDS encoding cation:proton antiporter, protein MLPPDQFLLGIALTVLLAVGSQIVASRMRIPALILLLPAGFTAGALTDVVHPEKLAPGNFSSIVSLSVAVILYDAGLGLRLRQLGGATRSVVRRLLALGVLATWASVMALAPVLFGVPFPVAVLLGAILVVSGPTVVGPLLDHVRPPDGVRRILVWEGTLVDPVGAILGALVLHSLLAGDFRFGRGFHPGEFLLSWLVGLAGGVVGAAALWFLLHRLRLGETLGTLAQLATVVAVSAGCDVVRDDTGLIAAVVAGLAVANLPGLGMPARRPFFETLVQLIIGLLFVSISAGVTPSSVRPVLLPTLVLIGALVLVVRPLVAWLSTHGRGLPYGERAFIAWMAPRGIVAASTASAFAATLSGAGLSGADKILPVTFLVIVGTVLVYGLTAAPVAAALGINRSVRARPLIVGGRPWSVELARCLKSAGLDVAMWTATEEQRQRVRRAGIEQAPGDLLATATDPSGRLEGVTAVLLLTDDDDFNALVSVVARDSVDGPVHRVGPPPDGTGAVATRTGPDVLFGPGLGRDELAARHARGAPFTVGAPGEPPPPGHDALFVLRADGRLDPVTEERPARPGPGDRVVLLGPGPDGRPAEGSPAGGR, encoded by the coding sequence GTGCTTCCCCCCGACCAGTTCCTCCTGGGTATCGCCCTGACCGTGCTGCTCGCGGTCGGCTCCCAGATCGTCGCGAGCAGGATGCGCATCCCGGCGCTGATCCTGCTGCTGCCCGCCGGCTTCACGGCCGGCGCCCTCACCGACGTCGTCCATCCGGAGAAGCTGGCGCCGGGCAACTTCTCGTCCATCGTCTCGCTCTCCGTCGCGGTGATCCTCTACGACGCCGGGCTGGGCCTGCGGCTGCGCCAGCTGGGAGGCGCCACCCGCTCGGTGGTGCGCCGGCTCCTGGCGCTCGGCGTCCTGGCCACCTGGGCGTCCGTCATGGCGCTCGCCCCCGTGCTGTTCGGCGTCCCCTTCCCCGTGGCCGTGCTGCTGGGCGCCATCCTCGTCGTCTCCGGACCGACGGTGGTGGGGCCGCTGCTCGACCACGTGCGGCCTCCGGACGGGGTGCGGCGCATCCTGGTCTGGGAGGGGACGCTCGTCGACCCCGTCGGGGCCATCCTCGGCGCGCTCGTGCTGCACTCGCTGCTCGCGGGCGACTTCCGGTTCGGCCGGGGCTTCCACCCGGGCGAGTTCCTGCTCAGCTGGCTGGTCGGGCTGGCGGGCGGTGTGGTGGGTGCCGCGGCGCTGTGGTTCCTCCTCCACCGGCTCCGGCTCGGCGAGACGCTGGGCACGCTGGCCCAGCTCGCCACGGTGGTCGCGGTGTCGGCGGGCTGCGACGTCGTGCGCGACGACACGGGGCTGATCGCCGCGGTCGTCGCAGGGCTCGCCGTCGCCAACCTCCCCGGGCTGGGCATGCCGGCCCGGCGCCCCTTCTTCGAGACCCTGGTGCAGCTCATCATCGGGCTGCTGTTCGTGTCCATCTCGGCCGGGGTGACCCCGTCGTCAGTCCGTCCCGTCCTGCTGCCCACGCTCGTCCTGATCGGCGCGCTCGTCCTGGTGGTCCGGCCGCTGGTCGCCTGGCTCTCCACCCATGGGCGCGGACTGCCGTACGGAGAGCGTGCGTTCATCGCCTGGATGGCGCCGCGCGGCATCGTCGCCGCGTCCACGGCGTCCGCCTTCGCCGCCACCCTGTCCGGCGCGGGGCTGTCCGGCGCGGACAAGATCCTTCCGGTCACGTTCCTGGTGATCGTGGGGACCGTCCTGGTCTACGGGCTGACCGCGGCACCGGTCGCCGCCGCGCTGGGCATCAACCGGTCGGTCCGCGCCCGGCCGCTGATCGTGGGCGGGCGGCCGTGGTCGGTCGAACTGGCCCGGTGCCTGAAGTCCGCCGGGCTGGACGTCGCGATGTGGACCGCGACGGAGGAACAGCGGCAGCGCGTCCGGCGGGCCGGGATCGAGCAGGCCCCGGGCGATCTGCTGGCCACGGCCACCGACCCCTCCGGGCGCCTCGAGGGCGTCACCGCCGTGCTCCTGCTCACCGACGACGACGACTTCAACGCGCTCGTCTCCGTCGTCGCACGGGACAGCGTCGACGGACCGGTCCACCGCGTCGGACCGCCGCCGGACGGCACGGGCGCGGTCGCGACCCGCACCGGCCCGGACGTGCTCTTCGGCCCGGGCCTGGGACGGGACGAGCTGGCGGCCCGTCACGCGCGGGGCGCCCCGTTCACGGTGGGCGCGCCGGGCGAACCCCCGCCGCCCGGTCACGACGCGCTGTTCGTCCTGCGGGCCGACGGCCGTCTGGACCCGGTCACCGAGGAACGGCCCGCGCGGCCGGGCCCCGGGGACAGGGTCGTGCTGCTGGGCCCCGGCCCGGACGGGCGGCCCGCGGAGGGTTCGCCCGCCGGGGGCCGGTGA
- a CDS encoding DUF2254 domain-containing protein — translation MEATTAHRETSRRVRAPLSWATAFALRQYVMASLWIAPLIGIVLGSLLADAAVALDGAVRVPQGWQYSTSTASSVLSSIVGAMVALLGFVVTIGILVVQQATGTLSPRYMRLWYRDRLQKAVLATFSGTFAFSFSLLRRIETDFVPDIGVTLAGAAVAVSLLLLLMYLNRFIHNLRPVAIAALVARTGRRVLDRGTLLAARGTLRAADATRAPPPGPVTSVPCATGGALQGFHPERLVALAERYDCFVVLTHPVGDFVPPGATLFELHGAAPPPSAKLTGLVALGVERTIEQDPAFGMRILVDIAIRALSPAVNDPTTAVQVLNHIEAFLHTIGRAELGGRYTLHDAHGVPRLEVPGRSWDDFLQLAVTEIREYGAGSLQVCRRLRALFDGLLDAGLPERHRTAVRTELRLLDEAVDRRYPDPVRRATALTPDRQGIGGGARPRA, via the coding sequence GTGGAGGCGACAACCGCGCACCGGGAGACGAGCCGCCGGGTCCGTGCGCCCCTGTCCTGGGCGACGGCGTTCGCGCTGCGCCAGTACGTCATGGCGAGCCTCTGGATCGCGCCGCTGATCGGGATCGTCCTCGGCTCGCTGCTCGCGGACGCCGCCGTGGCGCTCGACGGAGCCGTCCGGGTGCCGCAGGGGTGGCAGTACTCCACGTCCACCGCCAGCAGCGTCCTCAGCTCCATCGTCGGCGCGATGGTCGCCCTGCTCGGCTTCGTCGTGACCATCGGCATCCTCGTGGTCCAGCAGGCCACCGGGACCCTGTCGCCGCGCTACATGCGGCTCTGGTACCGGGACCGGCTCCAGAAGGCCGTGCTCGCGACCTTCTCCGGGACCTTCGCCTTCTCGTTCTCGCTGCTGCGCAGGATCGAGACGGACTTCGTGCCGGACATCGGTGTCACCCTCGCGGGGGCGGCGGTGGCCGTGAGCCTGCTGCTGCTGCTGATGTACCTGAACCGTTTCATCCACAACCTGCGGCCCGTCGCCATCGCGGCGCTGGTCGCGCGGACGGGGCGACGGGTGCTCGACCGGGGGACGCTGCTCGCCGCGCGCGGCACCCTGCGGGCGGCGGACGCGACGAGGGCACCGCCCCCAGGACCGGTGACATCGGTGCCCTGCGCGACGGGCGGGGCGCTCCAGGGGTTCCACCCGGAGCGGCTGGTGGCCCTCGCCGAACGGTACGACTGCTTCGTGGTCCTCACCCACCCGGTGGGCGACTTCGTACCGCCCGGTGCGACGCTCTTCGAGCTGCACGGCGCCGCGCCGCCCCCGTCCGCCAAGCTGACCGGGCTGGTCGCCCTCGGGGTCGAACGGACCATCGAGCAGGATCCCGCCTTCGGGATGCGCATCCTGGTGGACATCGCCATCAGGGCGCTGTCCCCGGCGGTGAACGACCCCACCACGGCGGTGCAGGTCCTGAACCACATCGAGGCGTTCCTGCACACCATCGGCCGTGCGGAACTCGGTGGGCGATACACCCTCCACGACGCCCACGGCGTGCCCCGGCTCGAGGTCCCCGGCCGCTCCTGGGACGACTTCCTGCAGCTCGCGGTCACGGAGATCCGCGAGTACGGCGCCGGATCCCTGCAGGTCTGCCGGCGACTGCGGGCGCTGTTCGACGGGCTCCTGGACGCCGGACTGCCCGAGCGGCACCGGACGGCGGTACGCACCGAGCTGCGGCTCCTGGACGAGGCGGTCGACCGCAGGTACCCCGACCCGGTCCGCCGGGCCACCGCGCTGACCCCCGACCGCCAGGGCATCGGGGGAGGCGCCCGACCGCGGGCCTGA
- a CDS encoding ROK family glucokinase, with protein sequence MSTYRDFAHRGSARATVLRTVGTRERRSHLTAPRVPTVGIDIGGTKVMAGVVDADGVILERLRTETPDKSKSPKVVEDTIVELVLDLSDRHDVHAVGIGAAGWVDADRSKVLFAPHLAWRNEPLRDSLQNRLAVPVMVDNDANTAAWAEWRFGAGRGEDHLVMITLGTGIGGAILEDGRVKRGKYGVAGEFGHMQVVPGGHRCPCGNRGCWEQYSSGNALVREARELAAADSPVAYNIIERVKGNVPDITGPLITELAREGDAMCVELLQDIGQWLGVGIANLAAALDPSCFVIGGGVSAADDLLIGPARDAFRRHLTGRGYRPEARIAKAQLGPEAGMVGAADLARLVARRFRRAKRRRVERYERYERYAQALRSAGGLGDTGDSARPTPQDPE encoded by the coding sequence TTGAGCACGTACCGCGACTTCGCCCACCGGGGTTCCGCCCGCGCCACCGTCCTGCGGACCGTCGGCACCCGGGAGCGGCGCTCGCACCTCACCGCGCCCCGTGTCCCCACCGTGGGCATCGACATCGGCGGCACGAAGGTGATGGCCGGTGTCGTCGACGCCGACGGGGTCATCCTGGAGAGGCTCCGCACGGAGACCCCGGACAAGTCCAAGAGCCCCAAGGTCGTCGAGGACACCATCGTGGAGCTGGTCCTCGACCTCTCCGACCGGCACGACGTACACGCCGTCGGCATCGGCGCGGCCGGCTGGGTGGACGCCGACCGCTCCAAGGTGCTGTTCGCCCCGCACCTGGCCTGGCGCAACGAGCCGCTGCGGGACTCGCTGCAGAACCGTCTCGCCGTCCCGGTCATGGTCGACAACGACGCCAACACCGCCGCCTGGGCCGAGTGGCGCTTCGGTGCCGGCCGCGGTGAGGACCATCTGGTCATGATCACGCTCGGCACCGGCATCGGCGGCGCGATCCTGGAGGACGGCCGCGTCAAGCGCGGCAAGTACGGCGTCGCCGGCGAGTTCGGCCATATGCAGGTCGTGCCCGGCGGACACCGCTGCCCGTGCGGCAACCGCGGCTGCTGGGAGCAGTACAGCTCCGGCAACGCCCTGGTCCGCGAGGCGCGCGAGCTGGCAGCCGCGGACTCGCCGGTCGCGTACAACATCATCGAGCGGGTCAAGGGAAACGTCCCCGACATCACCGGCCCGCTGATCACCGAGCTGGCCCGGGAGGGCGACGCCATGTGCGTCGAGCTCCTCCAGGACATCGGGCAGTGGCTGGGCGTCGGCATCGCCAATCTCGCCGCCGCCCTCGACCCGTCGTGCTTCGTCATCGGCGGTGGCGTCAGCGCCGCCGACGACCTGCTCATCGGGCCCGCCCGGGACGCCTTCCGGCGCCATCTCACCGGCCGCGGCTACCGGCCCGAGGCCCGTATCGCCAAGGCCCAGCTCGGTCCCGAGGCCGGTATGGTCGGCGCGGCCGACCTCGCGCGGCTCGTCGCCCGCCGGTTCCGCCGCGCCAAGCGGCGCCGTGTCGAGCGGTACGAGAGATACGAGCGCTACGCCCAGGCCCTCCGCAGCGCCGGAGGGCTCGGCGACACCGGCGACAGTGCCCGCCCCACACCCCAGGACCCCGAGTGA
- a CDS encoding cytochrome d ubiquinol oxidase subunit II gives MTTASIVALVLLLAVAAYACAGGTDYGAGFWDLTAGGAERGKRPRWLIDHAMAPVWEVNNVWLIFVLVIMWTGFPVLFQTVFSSMWLPLALAAVGLVLRGAGFALRKPIKRVAGRRLYGAMFAVSSLLTPYFLGAAVGGIASGRVAPGTVASAQAWANPTSFFFGLLTVTATAFLGAVFLSCDAERWDAPDLVGYFRRRALASLAVAAVLGVAALFVVPSDAPHLWSGLTRGGGLVLALVAVVCTVATALMLLRGHVRWSRFTAVGVVAASVIAWGVAQRPYLIPTSLTVEEAAGAPSTLVWLLVVTLVAVLLVGPALVLLYWLDTHAELESLSESDLRQVGGGSPAGSE, from the coding sequence ATGACGACAGCAAGCATCGTCGCCCTGGTGCTGCTGCTCGCCGTCGCCGCCTACGCCTGCGCCGGCGGCACCGACTACGGCGCCGGATTCTGGGACCTCACGGCGGGCGGCGCCGAGCGGGGCAAGCGGCCGCGGTGGCTGATCGACCACGCCATGGCACCCGTGTGGGAGGTCAACAACGTCTGGCTGATCTTCGTCCTCGTCATCATGTGGACCGGATTCCCGGTGCTGTTCCAGACGGTGTTCTCGTCGATGTGGCTGCCGCTGGCCCTCGCCGCGGTCGGCCTGGTCCTGCGGGGCGCCGGCTTCGCGCTGCGCAAGCCGATCAAGCGGGTGGCCGGGCGGCGGCTGTACGGCGCGATGTTCGCCGTCTCCTCGCTGCTCACCCCTTACTTCCTCGGCGCCGCCGTCGGCGGCATCGCCTCCGGCCGGGTCGCCCCCGGCACCGTCGCCTCCGCGCAGGCCTGGGCCAATCCCACGTCCTTCTTCTTCGGGCTGCTCACGGTGACGGCCACCGCCTTCCTCGGCGCGGTGTTCCTCTCCTGCGACGCCGAACGCTGGGACGCCCCCGACCTCGTCGGCTACTTCCGGCGCCGGGCGCTGGCGTCCCTGGCCGTCGCCGCAGTGCTCGGCGTGGCCGCGCTCTTCGTCGTCCCGAGCGACGCCCCCCACCTGTGGAGCGGGCTCACCCGGGGAGGCGGGCTGGTGCTCGCCCTCGTGGCCGTGGTCTGCACGGTGGCGACGGCGCTGATGCTCCTGCGGGGACACGTCCGCTGGTCCCGGTTCACCGCCGTGGGCGTGGTCGCCGCCTCCGTCATCGCCTGGGGCGTCGCCCAGCGCCCCTACCTCATCCCGACCTCCCTGACCGTCGAGGAAGCGGCGGGCGCCCCCTCGACGCTGGTGTGGCTGCTGGTCGTCACTCTCGTCGCGGTGCTCCTCGTCGGGCCGGCGCTCGTCCTGCTCTACTGGCTCGACACGCACGCGGAGCTGGAGTCCCTCTCCGAGTCCGACCTCCGGCAGGTCGGGGGCGGCAGCCCCGCCGGGAGCGAGTGA
- a CDS encoding glycoside hydrolase family 15 protein, with translation MGDYPLIEDHGLIGDLQTAALVSTQGTIDWYCTPRFDSPSIFGSLLDSEKGGYFKVAPVDRTYATKQLYLPDTAVLITRFMTEAGAGEVVDFMPVTGSTATQRHRLVRMLRCVRGSLTFKVDIVPRFNHGRSPHKLLYTERGAVFVADGLELTVHSVREPKDVRLAPLDLGDNDMHFTLTLEAGQERGVVLETFADGPPRHVHHAEFMQLFDDTVRFWRDWLGQSRYSGRWREAVERSAITLKLMTYAPTGAIVAAPTAGLPEQLGGERNWDYRFTWIRDASFSVYALLGLGFTDEAQAFIGWLRDRVHEKAGSDGDSGPLNIMYRVDGSSDLEEEVLDGWEGYEGSRPVRIGNGAASQLQLDIYGEALDSIFFAHERGIQLDHRGWTSLRTLLDWLTDHWDQPDEGLWETRGGRKDFTYGRVMSWVAFDRALRLAAASGRPASLERWSHARDRLYHQVLSRGWSEQRQAFVQHYDTHVLDSSLVRMSTVGFITPDDPMWTATLDAMDRELVNDSLVYRYNPEASPDGLAGSEGTFSLCTFMYVDALARAGRLNQSRLVLEKMLTYANHLGLYSEEIALTGRQLGNFPQAFTHLAFIDTAITLDGELNRVQGEARRRTAPAESNL, from the coding sequence ATGGGCGACTACCCCCTCATCGAGGACCACGGGCTGATCGGTGACCTGCAGACCGCGGCACTGGTCAGCACGCAAGGGACGATCGACTGGTACTGCACCCCGCGGTTCGACTCGCCGAGCATCTTCGGCTCGCTGCTCGACAGCGAGAAGGGCGGGTACTTCAAGGTCGCTCCCGTGGACCGGACGTACGCCACCAAACAGCTGTACCTTCCCGACACCGCGGTCCTGATCACCCGCTTCATGACCGAGGCGGGCGCGGGCGAGGTCGTCGACTTCATGCCGGTCACGGGCTCCACGGCCACCCAGCGGCACCGCCTGGTGCGGATGCTGCGCTGCGTCCGCGGCAGCCTCACCTTCAAGGTCGACATCGTTCCGCGGTTCAACCACGGCCGGTCCCCGCACAAGCTGCTCTACACCGAGCGCGGGGCGGTGTTCGTCGCCGACGGCCTGGAGCTGACGGTGCACTCGGTCCGTGAGCCGAAGGACGTCCGGTTGGCCCCCCTCGACCTGGGCGACAACGACATGCACTTCACCCTCACCCTGGAGGCCGGCCAGGAGCGCGGGGTGGTGCTGGAGACCTTCGCCGACGGCCCGCCGCGGCACGTCCACCACGCCGAGTTCATGCAGCTCTTCGACGACACCGTGCGTTTCTGGCGCGACTGGCTCGGCCAGTCCCGCTACTCGGGCCGCTGGCGGGAGGCGGTCGAGCGGTCGGCGATCACGCTGAAACTGATGACGTACGCCCCGACCGGGGCGATCGTGGCGGCGCCGACGGCCGGGCTCCCCGAACAACTCGGCGGCGAGCGGAACTGGGACTACCGGTTCACCTGGATCCGCGACGCGTCGTTCTCCGTGTACGCCCTGCTGGGCCTCGGTTTCACCGACGAGGCCCAGGCCTTCATCGGCTGGCTGCGCGACCGCGTCCACGAGAAGGCGGGCTCCGACGGCGACTCGGGACCGCTGAACATCATGTACCGGGTCGACGGCTCCTCCGACCTGGAGGAGGAGGTCCTCGACGGCTGGGAGGGCTACGAGGGCTCCAGACCCGTCCGGATCGGGAACGGCGCCGCGTCCCAGCTCCAGCTCGACATCTACGGCGAGGCGCTGGACAGCATCTTCTTCGCGCACGAGCGGGGCATCCAGCTCGACCACCGCGGCTGGACCTCGCTGCGCACGCTCCTCGACTGGCTCACCGACCACTGGGACCAGCCCGACGAGGGACTCTGGGAGACCAGGGGCGGGCGCAAGGACTTCACGTACGGACGGGTGATGTCGTGGGTCGCCTTCGACCGGGCGCTGCGGCTCGCGGCCGCGAGCGGCCGGCCGGCCTCGCTCGAACGCTGGTCCCATGCCCGGGACAGGCTGTACCACCAGGTACTCTCCCGCGGCTGGAGCGAGCAGCGGCAGGCGTTCGTGCAGCACTACGACACGCACGTGCTCGACTCGTCGCTCGTACGGATGTCCACGGTGGGGTTCATCACCCCCGACGACCCGATGTGGACCGCCACGCTTGACGCCATGGATCGCGAACTGGTGAACGACAGCCTCGTCTACCGGTACAACCCCGAGGCCTCCCCCGACGGTCTGGCCGGCTCCGAGGGCACCTTCTCGCTGTGTACGTTCATGTACGTCGACGCGCTGGCGCGGGCGGGCAGGCTGAACCAGTCGAGGCTCGTGCTGGAGAAGATGCTCACGTACGCCAACCACCTCGGCCTCTACTCCGAGGAGATCGCCCTGACCGGACGACAACTGGGCAACTTCCCACAGGCGTTCACCCATCTGGCGTTCATCGACACGGCGATCACGCTGGACGGGGAGCTCAACCGTGTACAGGGGGAGGCCCGCAGGCGGACCGCCCCGGCGGAGTCCAATCTCTGA
- a CDS encoding FkbM family methyltransferase, producing the protein MSALRTHAVAAALRWGAHRFPFVEDEVAGLRDLVRPGATCVDIGAEYGLYTWVLSALAGPTGRVHSVEPLPGPNRWLRAAVRLLGARNVTVHRTAFGARPGHGTLSLPMRRGLPVHGRAYLTDGADGPGPNAEFRTARSVNAPVRTLDQLAHEAGLERLAFVKADVEGAELAVLRGGSDTLRRHRPTLLLEIERRHLEKYGAHPADVLRHLRDYGYRAHRRLHGRWTPVPRITDDCRNYVFTA; encoded by the coding sequence GTGAGCGCCCTGCGCACGCACGCGGTGGCTGCCGCGCTGCGCTGGGGCGCTCACCGGTTCCCGTTCGTCGAGGACGAGGTCGCGGGCCTCCGTGACCTCGTGCGTCCGGGCGCTACATGCGTGGACATAGGAGCCGAATACGGGCTGTACACCTGGGTGCTGTCCGCGCTCGCCGGACCAACCGGCCGCGTCCACAGCGTGGAGCCGCTGCCCGGCCCCAACCGCTGGCTGCGCGCCGCGGTACGCCTCCTCGGCGCCCGCAACGTGACCGTCCACCGCACCGCCTTCGGGGCCCGGCCCGGGCACGGGACCCTGAGCCTGCCGATGCGGCGCGGACTGCCGGTGCACGGGCGGGCCTACCTCACCGACGGGGCCGACGGCCCCGGCCCGAACGCCGAGTTCCGCACCGCGCGCAGTGTGAACGCCCCCGTCCGCACCCTCGACCAACTCGCCCACGAGGCGGGCCTGGAGCGGCTCGCCTTCGTCAAGGCCGACGTCGAGGGCGCCGAACTCGCCGTGCTCCGGGGCGGATCGGACACCCTGCGGCGCCACCGCCCCACACTGCTCCTGGAGATCGAGCGCCGGCACCTGGAGAAGTACGGCGCCCACCCCGCCGACGTGCTGCGGCACCTGCGGGACTACGGCTACCGCGCCCACCGCCGGCTGCACGGCCGCTGGACACCCGTGCCACGCATCACCGACGACTGCCGCAACTACGTCTTCACCGCCTGA
- a CDS encoding glycosyltransferase 87 family protein, with translation MAAVWAGVFPFLAAPQPHRVWGAIAGAGYLCAACAALWSRGRSVSVGVAVGGAVVVPLLVLLVTGGAQSEVGVIERSGALTLDQATPYLADPRTVVEVTPYLPGMAVFGLPRAVLGDSGWLPQLLGDARLWCTAAFLGCLWGARRATKRAVGGGVPLGALVASPVVALPLCVSGVDLPLTGLLCLALAYAARRRPLAAGLALAAACSLKWTAWPAVAVAVSLLAHRAGLRAAVRAAAVAVAGTVVLVLPSALLSPGPLVQQVFAFPMGLSDWETPAASPLPGRLLAALGPAGWYAAVALLLAGGSAVAVSLVLRPPHDLVSAADRLALGLCLAFLLAPAGRFGYLALPVLLVMWSRMVRGVPRAVPVRSRLVRTSENPRPVPVGGAR, from the coding sequence GTGGCCGCCGTGTGGGCCGGCGTGTTCCCGTTCCTCGCGGCGCCCCAGCCGCACCGGGTCTGGGGGGCGATCGCGGGTGCCGGCTATCTCTGTGCCGCGTGCGCAGCGCTCTGGTCCCGTGGCCGGAGCGTTTCCGTCGGGGTCGCCGTCGGCGGCGCCGTGGTCGTACCGCTGCTGGTGCTGCTGGTGACCGGCGGGGCGCAGAGCGAGGTCGGCGTCATCGAGCGGTCCGGGGCGCTGACGCTGGATCAGGCCACCCCGTACCTGGCCGACCCCCGCACGGTGGTCGAGGTCACCCCGTACCTGCCCGGGATGGCGGTGTTCGGGCTGCCCCGGGCGGTGCTCGGCGACAGCGGCTGGCTGCCCCAACTGCTCGGCGACGCCCGGCTCTGGTGCACGGCGGCGTTCCTCGGGTGCCTGTGGGGGGCGCGCCGTGCGACAAAGCGGGCCGTCGGAGGCGGGGTGCCCCTCGGCGCGCTCGTCGCCTCGCCGGTCGTGGCGCTGCCGCTCTGCGTCAGCGGCGTGGACCTGCCGCTGACCGGGCTGCTGTGTCTGGCGCTGGCGTATGCGGCCCGGCGGCGCCCCCTCGCCGCCGGGCTCGCGCTCGCCGCCGCCTGCTCTCTCAAATGGACGGCCTGGCCCGCTGTCGCGGTCGCCGTGTCGCTCCTCGCCCACCGTGCGGGGCTGCGGGCCGCCGTGCGCGCCGCCGCCGTTGCCGTGGCGGGCACCGTGGTCCTCGTCCTGCCGAGCGCGCTGCTGTCGCCCGGGCCCCTGGTCCAGCAGGTGTTCGCCTTCCCCATGGGCCTCAGCGATTGGGAGACTCCGGCCGCCAGCCCGCTGCCCGGCCGGCTGCTCGCCGCCCTTGGCCCGGCCGGCTGGTACGCGGCGGTGGCGCTGCTGCTGGCCGGCGGATCGGCCGTCGCCGTGTCCCTGGTCCTACGTCCGCCCCACGACCTGGTTTCGGCCGCCGACCGGCTCGCCCTCGGTCTCTGCCTGGCCTTCCTCCTGGCGCCCGCCGGGCGGTTCGGCTACCTCGCCCTGCCGGTCCTCCTCGTCATGTGGAGCCGGATGGTCCGCGGCGTCCCCCGGGCTGTGCCCGTGCGGAGCCGCCTCGTACGCACCTCCGAGAACCCCCGCCCGGTTCCGGTCGGAGGTGCCCGGTGA